The sequence TGTCCGGACTCAGCCCCCCAAAGCGAAATTCCCCCTTTTCATCAGTAATATCCTGGGAAATCTTCTTTGACTGGAGATTTGTCAGGTTCACGATGGCGGTGGGTATAGGCTGGTCATCCTGATCCACAACGACTCCGAGGGCCAGCTTGGAGGGTTTGGCCTTCTTCGAGCCTTGGGCCGCAAGTACAGAGACGATCAAAATAAGAATGACTGAACCGAATAATATTTTTTTTGGGAAAGGTAATGAGTGATTCATGGCTTTCTTGCATTGAGGACAATAGAAATATCCTGGCGCTCGTCCTGGGCAATGTCGACGGTTTTTGAGGCGGATTGAAACCCGCTCAGTTCCGCTGTAATGATGTATTGCATCTTTCCAGCAGGAACGCGAAATGCGAATTCCCCTCCATCCCCCGAGAGGGTTTCCCATTTCGCCTTGGCATCACTCGTGCGCCGGCAACTGACGTGCGCTCCCCGCAGTGAAAACCCGTCTTCACGAAAGACGCTGCCTTTGATGAGGGCATACTCTGCCAGCTTGGAGTCTTTTTCCTTC comes from Terriglobia bacterium and encodes:
- a CDS encoding carboxypeptidase-like regulatory domain-containing protein, encoding MKRTNRHYLQTRTLLFLCTLLACTLSGISFNLSAKEKSPKKEKDSKLAEYALIKGSVFREDGFSLRGAHVSCRRTSDAKAKWETLSGDGGEFAFRVPAGKMQYIITAELSGFQSASKTVDIAQDERQDISIVLNARKP